The genomic interval ACAGCGCAAATTACAATCATGTGCTACATGTAAACACATTGCCTTAATTATAGTATCATCACCAAATAATGAACCTTCTGGTATTGCTTCATCAGAAAACAAAATTTTGTCCTTATGCAGTTTAACAATATCATCTATGGTCTCTCTTATTTCACTTATTCCTTCAGTAAAACCTTGGTCTTTCAAAGTTAATACAATCTCATCTATAGAAAATTGCTGCTGGCTATATAACTCTAAGGCTCTATAGCTCAATAGATCTAGCTCTAACAAAGTATTGCTGCACACATCAAAGGCGAGAAATTTATCTTTATATCTAAATTGGTGCACTAAGTGCTTCATGGTAACCTCCAAAATAACAATTCTTAATTAACCAAAAAAAGAGACCCTTTATTGATGGGTCTTAACTTATTTTTTATCTTTTTGCAAACACACTTGATTACCAACAGTCATTGATGTTTTACAAGCTGATTGGCAAGACGTCTGACATTCACCACAGGCGCCTGAATGTATAGAATCCTGTAAGGAATTCTTACTTAAAATTTTAATATGCTTCATCTGTTTCCCTCCTACTAATATGTAACATTTTTAGTATAGCATAGAGTTTTTTGTCAGTAAACAAAAAGCATACCAAATCAGTTTCAAGAATATGATGTACAAACTGTCGAAACTGAAGCGGGGTATTTTCTATGAAGCAAACATTTATAAAAGGGACAATTATTCTCATTGCTGCCAGCTTAATAGCTAGAGTACTCGGCTTTGTTTATAGAATCTTTCTATCCCGAATAATTGGCGCTGAAGGAATGGGATTATTCCAGCTAGCGTTTCCTATCCTCGTATTTATCCTAACTATTGTTACAGCCGGGTTGCCCATTGCCATATCAAAGCTCGTTGCGGAAGCAGTGGTAATAAATGCCAAAAGACGAATAAGACGAATTCTATACCTATCTATTATTTTTGTCTTAACTTTAAGTGCGATATTTACTATTTTATTAATAATCTACGCGCCTTATATATCTAAAACATTTCTACAGGACGAACGCTCCTATTATGCACTAATAGCCATGGCTCCTATTATTACCATTGCCGCCCTTTCTTCTATATTGCGCGGATATTTTCAAGGTCTACAGAATATGAATCCAACGGCAGTTTCACAGGTCTTTGAACAAATATTTCGACTATCAGCAGTTATATATTTTGCTAGCCTCTGGATGCCTATGGGTGTAGAATACGCTGCGGCAGGAGCTATGGTTGGGATGGTATGTGGTGAATTGATGGGTTTTATAGTACTACTTGTTTATTATTTCAAATATAAGAATAAACCATTTCAGTCAACCTTTAGTGTTCCAAGTCAGAAGCAATCACGGCGACAAATATTATATAGCATAGCACAAACAGCAGTGCCAGTTACCTTTAGCCGTGCGATTGGATCTTTAACTTATGCTTTAGAGCCTATTATTATTGCAAAAAGCTTAGCCCTCGCTGGCATAGCAACCTATAGCGCAACGGCTTATTATGGTCAGCTTGCTGGTATGGTTATCCCATTATTAATATTCCCTACAGTTTTTACATACTCGTTATCGATCACATTGATACCGTCTATCTCAGAGGCTAACGCGTTAGAACACAAAAAGACAATTGCTACTCGTGTTAGGCAATCGATACACTTTACATTAATCATTGGTGTTTATTTTACAGTACTTTTATTTACGCAAGCGGAGCTATTAGGTAGTGTCTTATATAATCAGCCACAAATAAAACATTCCTTACAAATTCTTGCTCCATTCGCCATCTTTTTGTACCTACAATCACCATTGGCAGGAATATTACAAGGACTTGGTAAAGCTAATGAAACAATGTATAACTCATTAATAGGCGCAATAGTCAAACTTGCTGGCATATATATTTTAGCAACTAGACCACTCTTAAATATCAATGGTGCTGTAATTGCAATTGGTATTGGTATTATAACTGTAACTTTGTTACATATCCGAAGCACACGTAAGTATTACCCACTTACCTATCCTGCAAAAGACATGCTCAAATTTTTGTTCATGGCAGGTGTTATATTTATTAGTTCACAAGCAATTTCAAGGTATTTTTCATACATCGAAGAGTGGGCTTTACTCGTTATTATTATAAGCATCAGTTCTATTATGTACTTAATTATGCTTTTTGGATTCAAGCTAATTACTTTAGACGATTTTGTCCGCTTCCGATTAATAAAACGTCGTTAATAATCTTTGCCATCAACAAACAAATTACCATTCTCGTCAATACTTGCGAAATATACATCTTTAATTTCTTTAAACCCAGCCTCTTGCAGCTTGTTTTTTAACCAGAAACGATTCTGGTTGATGCGTTGAAGGTTTTCTTCTTTGACTTTACAGTCTGAAACTAGGATTAACGGCAACCCTTTAAAGCGGACTTCAGTCTTAATTGTGTTAGAATCTTTTAATAAGCTCATCATATCGCCGATTTCCATATTTAACATATCATCCTGTTTGCTTCGAATAACCCTAACCTGTTCATTTTGACCAGAGCCGCTAGAGGTCTCTTTAGGAAAAACAGTCAGCTTACCAGATGGCTCTAAAATTGCATACTCTACTTCAGCGACGTTTTTAATCTGTTTTTCATGTAATTGCATAATTAAGTCGTTAACATCGTAACGTTGTTTTTTCATTTCTGCATCGTTAATTTTACCGTTCTGTATTATTAAAGAAGGCTCTCCATCAATCAGATTACGTACATTCTCTTTTTTCATACTGATATATGATAAAAGCATTTGTAATAACATGACCATCGTAATTGGAATTATAATTCCTAGTAATTGTTTATCCGTGTCCTCTATTCCAACAGCCGCTAATTCAGCAATCATGATAAAGACGACTAAGTCAAAAATTGATAACTTAGCGACCTCCCTTTTTCCCATAACCCTCATTATTATCAATATAAAAAAGTATATGAAAAAAGTTCTATATACACTGACAAATAAATCCTCCATAATATAAAAACCTCCACTGCATTAGCTATAGGTATTTTGACCGACAAAATGAACCTATATGCAATAGAGGTCTATCCACTTTATGTTATATTCCCACAATACAGTATATGTACTATATACTGCCAAGTGCAACTTCTTTTAGGGCTTGATAATCCTTGATATATATACGATGACGATCTACTATTAATATTTCCTTTTGGACCATATCCGATAAAATCCGACTAATTGTTTCTCTTGACGTCCCAACGTAATCTGCTAGCTCCTGCTGTGTTAATTTTGCTTTTATCAGCAGACCTTTTTCCTCTTCAATACCATGATCCCTGGCAAGTTTAAATAATCGACTAGCTAAACGGCTATATGTATCCTTAAATGATAGGTTAATTATCTGTCTGTAAGCTTGGCGGAGCTTTAAATTCATAACTTCTAGGAGCATTGTTGCACATTCGTGGTCTTCGTCTATAATCTTTTTAAAGGTATTCAAGCGTATTTGAAAAAGTAATGCCTTTTCAATTGTCTTTGCTGAATGTGGATTTACGCCATTTTCAAATAATGCTTGCTCACCAAACATTTCATTTTCACGTATTATATGTAAAATCTTTTCCCTTCCAGTACTACTTACTTTAGTAATTTTCACCCTTCCACTAACCACTATATAGATGTGATTCGAGGGTTCTCCTTCAGAATATACTAACTCATCGGCACGATAATCTTTTATTGTGATATTATTCGCAATTTCCTCAAGTGTTTGATCACTAAGTTTGTAAAAAATCGGAATCTCTCTTAATTGCTCCAGCACAGCTATCAGCTCCCTATCCATTTTTCATACAGATAGTTTACCAAAAAAGCTTCATAATTACTACTGATATGATTCACAATTTTTTTATAATAGCTCCTGCATTATAATATCTCATGTATTGATAAGTTTTTTTCAAATCGCAGGTCGATATACTTTGATTCCGCACCTTTTCCAATTTTAATAATCGGATAAATTGGGTCATCTCGATTTATAAAAACAACTTTCCCAGATTGACCATTTGACATTTTACAAAATCTACCGCTATATTTTCCCATCATACCATCAATGAATGTAAGTACAGTTTTAGCATCCAAACATGTAAATGCTTCTTTTCTAAGAGCTTTTAATGCCTCAGTATGATTAATTCGTTTTTTATCTGGTTGATCTGTTGTCAGGTTGTGATAGCGGTCTGCTACAGCTACAATATGGGCAAATGGATGAATTAGGTTTCCTTTTATCCGTTCAGGATATCCACTTCCATCTATCCGTTCATGATGCTGAAGGATGGCTTTTAGCATCCCTGAGTCGTGAAATCCACAAAATTTAACAATATCATGACTAAACCTTACATGCCGCTCTAATATCTCTTGTTGTCTTCCAGTTAACGAGTTGGGTTTGCTTAGTAGCTCTTTATCAATTTTTGTTTTACCTATGTCATGCAAAATACCAGCTAGCCCAACGTTTTTTATATCTTTATCATCAAGCTTTAGCCATGCCGCCAGCATTACTGAATAAATACCAACAGCCAAGGAATGTTTATAAAGATAATCATCAAATGCTTGGACCTGTCTAAGGATATCTATAATTTCTCCCGTAGAAATTGTAGATTGTAGTAAATCCTGCAGCTCTTGCTCATGATTTTTTATTGATACTGGCTTCCGATTCGCAAGCATGCCCATAATCGTATCTAAGGTTTGATATGCTTTTTCTATAACTTCCTTATGATTATCGTTAACATAAATGTTGTTGCTCTCATCAAGCCCAAGCTGGGCTTGAATACTTACCGTAAATATACCTAAAGCTATTAATTTTTCTATTAGCTCGGCCGTAAGGATTGTCCCTTCTGATAGTACAAGTTTACCACTTTCCGTAAAAACGTCTTCACCTAGTATGCTCCCATCTTCGCATAGATCAACAGGTATTAATACATATTTGTGTTGTTTACTTAGCATACTCTCACCCCTCACACAAAATCATATTACCTAATTTTACTATTCTGTTACTATTATTGTATTCGTTGCTGTTTGTTATTGATATGTGCTTAAGGATTCATTTTTCTTCATGACTAAAGATATATAATAAAAGCCCTAGGACTACTTTATACCTAAGGCAGAATTACGAAGTATAAATAAATAGTCGCCATTACTAATGAGATAATTGTAATCGGCAGACCAATTTTCAGAAATCCTAAGTAAGTAATTTCTCTTCCTTCCCTCATTGCCATACCAGCTACTATAACATTAGCTGATGCTCCAATTAACGAACCATTACCACCTAAGCAAGCACCTAAAGCTAACGCCCACCATAGTGGTTCAATATCGGTTAATCCACCCAGCTCACCTATTGTCTGGATTAATGGAATCATTGTAGCCACAAAAGGAATATTATCAATCGTAGCTGAGAAAATACCAGACATCCAAATTAGGAGAATTGCTGTCCGCTCCAAATCGCCCTGGGTATAATCAATGGCTAATAGTGCTAATTGCTTAATTAGTCCGATTTCAACTAATGTACCTACAAGCATAAATAACCCTACGAAAAAGAATATTGTGACCCATTCTATTTTGTTAAAGATATCATGTACTTCATGGTCATCGATACCTATACACATAAGTATTACTGCTCCTGCCATTGCTATAGTTGCAGCTTCTAGCCCTAGCGTATGATGAAAGACAAAGCCTGTTATTGTAATTAACAAAACACTAATAGACTTTATTAGCAAAGGAATATTCTTTAAATATTTCCTTTCATCTATCCTGGTGATTTGAAGCTTTTGACTATCTGGTATCTGTAATTTATTTCTATAAATCAACCAAATGATGGTCATTGTAACTATGTAGATCAATAAACTTATAGGGCCTAAATTTATTATAAAAGAATTAAAATCTAAATTAGCTGCTGGCCCAATCATAATATTTGGCGGATCACCAATTAGTGTTGCAGTACCTCCTATATTTGACGCAATTATCTCAGTGATTAGAAATGGTATTGGGTCAATCTTTAATATCCGCGTAATGGATAAAGTAACTGGTACGATTAATAGTACCGTCGTAACATTGTCTAATAACGCAGAAAATATCGCTGTCAAAGTTGCAAGTGATAACAATATATACACGGGTTCGCCACGAGCAAGCTTGGCTGCCTTTATTGCTATATACGAGAACAGACCTGTTTGCTGCGTAATCCCAACAATAATCATCATTCCCATGAGCAGCCCTATTGTACCCCATTCTATATGCTTCAGTACACTATCCTGCTCAACTATCCCTAAGATAATCATAAGTACTGCACCCATTAGAGCTGTAACCGCGCGATTAAGTTTTTCTGTGATAATTAGCGCATAAGTAAGTAAAAATATAATAATTGCTATATGTACCTGGAGTCCCCCAAAATCCAGAATTGAAAGCATATCTGCACTCCCTTCTAATCTATATAACTAATAAGTTAAGACCATAATGATGAAAGCTAGATAAAATAAACCGTTAAAAATTAGGATTCCAGGCGTCAATTGCTTTTTCAGTGAGATTTGGGCATACAGCACAAAACCTGCGACTAAAGTTAATAATCCAGTTATTAATACAATCCCTTCTAGCTGCCACGGACTTAATGCAATTCCAATAGCAGGAATTAAAGAGCTCTGAAACACCATAGCCCCAGTAATGTTGCCTAGCGCTAACGTATCCTTACCTTGCCTAATCCAGATAACACTATTAAACTTCTCCGGCAGTTCAGTAGCTATAGGAATAATCAACGTCGCTAGGACAAAATAGGAAATACCTAATAATAACGCTCCTTTTTCAATAGCATCTACGAATAGATGTCCACCAGTAATGATAATTGCGAGTGCGAAGATAACCTGGAAAAAGACTATAATTGTTAGTGGGTTTCTTTGTCTCTTAGCAAAAATCAGAGGTGGCACTTCATGGTTGGCAACCGACTCCCCTGATCTAACTGTGCGATAAACATAATAAATATAGAGGGCTACTAATAAGATAGCGATGCCATATTTAAAGCCTTGATGTGGCACAACTCCAGCAAGCATTGCAAACATATATACAAAAACAAAAAATCGTAAATCTCTAGCCATGATTTCTGTATTTAAGTTTAGACGGGCGCT from Desulfuribacillus alkaliarsenatis carries:
- the scfA gene encoding six-cysteine ranthipeptide SCIFF, with protein sequence MKHIKILSKNSLQDSIHSGACGECQTSCQSACKTSMTVGNQVCLQKDKK
- a CDS encoding HD-GYP domain-containing protein, with the protein product MLSKQHKYVLIPVDLCEDGSILGEDVFTESGKLVLSEGTILTAELIEKLIALGIFTVSIQAQLGLDESNNIYVNDNHKEVIEKAYQTLDTIMGMLANRKPVSIKNHEQELQDLLQSTISTGEIIDILRQVQAFDDYLYKHSLAVGIYSVMLAAWLKLDDKDIKNVGLAGILHDIGKTKIDKELLSKPNSLTGRQQEILERHVRFSHDIVKFCGFHDSGMLKAILQHHERIDGSGYPERIKGNLIHPFAHIVAVADRYHNLTTDQPDKKRINHTEALKALRKEAFTCLDAKTVLTFIDGMMGKYSGRFCKMSNGQSGKVVFINRDDPIYPIIKIGKGAESKYIDLRFEKNLSIHEIL
- a CDS encoding SLC13 family permease, which encodes MLSILDFGGLQVHIAIIIFLLTYALIITEKLNRAVTALMGAVLMIILGIVEQDSVLKHIEWGTIGLLMGMMIIVGITQQTGLFSYIAIKAAKLARGEPVYILLSLATLTAIFSALLDNVTTVLLIVPVTLSITRILKIDPIPFLITEIIASNIGGTATLIGDPPNIMIGPAANLDFNSFIINLGPISLLIYIVTMTIIWLIYRNKLQIPDSQKLQITRIDERKYLKNIPLLIKSISVLLITITGFVFHHTLGLEAATIAMAGAVILMCIGIDDHEVHDIFNKIEWVTIFFFVGLFMLVGTLVEIGLIKQLALLAIDYTQGDLERTAILLIWMSGIFSATIDNIPFVATMIPLIQTIGELGGLTDIEPLWWALALGACLGGNGSLIGASANVIVAGMAMREGREITYLGFLKIGLPITIISLVMATIYLYFVILP
- a CDS encoding sodium:calcium antiporter produces the protein MMILEFAFALALILAGAELFTNGIEWLGKKLNLSEGAVGSVLAAVGTAMPEAIIPIIALWSYSGQAAVEIGTGAILGAPFMLSTIAMFVAGISVYIFLKKRKSARLNLNTEIMARDLRFFVFVYMFAMLAGVVPHQGFKYGIAILLVALYIYYVYRTVRSGESVANHEVPPLIFAKRQRNPLTIIVFFQVIFALAIIITGGHLFVDAIEKGALLLGISYFVLATLIIPIATELPEKFNSVIWIRQGKDTLALGNITGAMVFQSSLIPAIGIALSPWQLEGIVLITGLLTLVAGFVLYAQISLKKQLTPGILIFNGLFYLAFIIMVLTY
- the spoVB gene encoding stage V sporulation protein B → MKQTFIKGTIILIAASLIARVLGFVYRIFLSRIIGAEGMGLFQLAFPILVFILTIVTAGLPIAISKLVAEAVVINAKRRIRRILYLSIIFVLTLSAIFTILLIIYAPYISKTFLQDERSYYALIAMAPIITIAALSSILRGYFQGLQNMNPTAVSQVFEQIFRLSAVIYFASLWMPMGVEYAAAGAMVGMVCGELMGFIVLLVYYFKYKNKPFQSTFSVPSQKQSRRQILYSIAQTAVPVTFSRAIGSLTYALEPIIIAKSLALAGIATYSATAYYGQLAGMVIPLLIFPTVFTYSLSITLIPSISEANALEHKKTIATRVRQSIHFTLIIGVYFTVLLFTQAELLGSVLYNQPQIKHSLQILAPFAIFLYLQSPLAGILQGLGKANETMYNSLIGAIVKLAGIYILATRPLLNINGAVIAIGIGIITVTLLHIRSTRKYYPLTYPAKDMLKFLFMAGVIFISSQAISRYFSYIEEWALLVIIISISSIMYLIMLFGFKLITLDDFVRFRLIKRR
- a CDS encoding DUF421 domain-containing protein codes for the protein MEDLFVSVYRTFFIYFFILIIMRVMGKREVAKLSIFDLVVFIMIAELAAVGIEDTDKQLLGIIIPITMVMLLQMLLSYISMKKENVRNLIDGEPSLIIQNGKINDAEMKKQRYDVNDLIMQLHEKQIKNVAEVEYAILEPSGKLTVFPKETSSGSGQNEQVRVIRSKQDDMLNMEIGDMMSLLKDSNTIKTEVRFKGLPLILVSDCKVKEENLQRINQNRFWLKNKLQEAGFKEIKDVYFASIDENGNLFVDGKDY
- a CDS encoding Crp/Fnr family transcriptional regulator codes for the protein MLEQLREIPIFYKLSDQTLEEIANNITIKDYRADELVYSEGEPSNHIYIVVSGRVKITKVSSTGREKILHIIRENEMFGEQALFENGVNPHSAKTIEKALLFQIRLNTFKKIIDEDHECATMLLEVMNLKLRQAYRQIINLSFKDTYSRLASRLFKLARDHGIEEEKGLLIKAKLTQQELADYVGTSRETISRILSDMVQKEILIVDRHRIYIKDYQALKEVALGSI